One Candidatus Neomarinimicrobiota bacterium genomic window carries:
- a CDS encoding YicC/YloC family endoribonuclease: MVRSMTGYGQGQVTRGGVTLSVDIQCLNSRFFDLTPRLPKVMQKFEPQVRQEVQQALSRGKVNVTVVLDIAEETEAPIQVNRARLRQYQQVFKQIQEELALTESPSLSHYTAMHDVITVEEFDREDLLLELLLEALREALAKVEEMRAAEGTNLAADLRSRLAQVWEDVRLIENLARERRAGDLERYRSRLQELMDSVPVDEGQLLQEAAVLSEKRDITEECTRLNSHLDLFQAYVEDDEDTGKRLGFLLQEIGREVNTLGAKTDHIDISHLVVRIKDELEKIREQVQNII; encoded by the coding sequence ATGGTAAGAAGCATGACCGGATATGGACAGGGCCAGGTCACCCGTGGCGGCGTGACGCTCTCAGTGGACATCCAATGCCTTAATAGCCGGTTCTTTGACTTGACACCCAGACTGCCCAAGGTAATGCAGAAGTTTGAGCCCCAGGTACGCCAGGAAGTCCAGCAGGCACTCTCCCGGGGAAAGGTCAATGTGACCGTCGTGTTGGATATTGCTGAAGAAACCGAGGCTCCCATCCAGGTAAACCGGGCTCGTCTGCGGCAGTATCAGCAGGTTTTCAAACAAATCCAGGAGGAGTTGGCCCTGACGGAGAGCCCCTCTCTTTCGCACTACACGGCCATGCATGATGTCATTACGGTTGAGGAATTTGATCGGGAGGACCTTCTGCTGGAGCTGTTATTGGAGGCTCTGAGAGAGGCCTTAGCCAAGGTGGAAGAAATGCGGGCGGCGGAAGGGACTAATTTGGCCGCAGACCTGCGCTCGCGCTTAGCCCAGGTTTGGGAGGACGTGCGGCTGATCGAGAATCTGGCTCGGGAACGCCGAGCCGGAGATCTGGAGCGTTATCGCAGCCGGCTTCAGGAACTTATGGACAGTGTCCCCGTTGATGAAGGACAGCTGCTCCAGGAAGCGGCCGTCCTGTCGGAAAAGCGGGATATCACCGAAGAGTGCACCCGCCTTAACAGTCATCTGGATCTGTTTCAGGCCTACGTTGAAGATGACGAAGATACGGGCAAGCGACTGGGTTTTCTTCTCCAGGAGATAGGCCGGGAAGTGAACACCCTCGGTGCCAAGACGGACCACATCGACATCAGCCATCTGGTCGTGCGGATAAAGGACGAGCTGGAAAAAATACGTGAGCAGGTGCAGAACATCATATGA